The Burkholderia pyrrocinia genome includes a region encoding these proteins:
- a CDS encoding aminoglycoside phosphotransferase family protein — MFDRYIDLWGLVPDGGPILTASGGLLPVVWHARPAMLKVATCDEERLGNALMTWWNGQGAAQAWQHDGDAILLERAQPSPSLAGYSASGRDDDAMRIACDVVARLHAHRAPEPPSVVPLHDWFYALLSNDAENDVLRRSATVARQLLAAPAVDEVVLHGDIHHDNILHFGARGWLAIDPKGLRGDRAFDYANLFCNPVHDIAVDPARFERRVALVADAAQLDRCRLLQWILAWSGLSAVWLMEDELPPDTRLQVATLAATALGL; from the coding sequence ATGTTCGATCGATACATCGACCTGTGGGGCCTCGTTCCCGACGGCGGCCCGATCCTGACCGCGAGCGGCGGCCTGCTGCCCGTCGTCTGGCACGCGCGGCCCGCGATGCTGAAGGTCGCCACGTGCGACGAAGAGCGTCTCGGCAATGCGCTGATGACCTGGTGGAACGGACAAGGCGCCGCGCAGGCGTGGCAGCACGACGGCGACGCGATCCTGCTCGAACGCGCGCAGCCGTCACCGTCGCTTGCCGGCTATTCGGCATCGGGTCGCGACGACGACGCGATGCGCATCGCGTGCGACGTCGTCGCCCGGCTGCACGCGCATCGTGCCCCCGAGCCGCCTTCGGTCGTACCGCTGCACGACTGGTTCTACGCGCTGCTGTCGAATGACGCGGAGAACGACGTGCTGCGCCGCTCGGCCACGGTCGCGCGCCAGCTGCTGGCCGCGCCGGCCGTCGACGAAGTCGTCCTGCACGGCGACATCCATCACGACAACATTCTCCATTTCGGCGCACGCGGCTGGCTCGCGATCGACCCGAAAGGGCTGCGCGGCGATCGCGCGTTCGACTACGCGAACCTGTTCTGCAATCCCGTGCACGACATCGCGGTCGATCCCGCGCGCTTCGAGCGGCGCGTCGCGCTCGTGGCCGACGCCGCGCAGCTCGACCGGTGCCGGCTGCTGCAGTGGATTCTGGCGTGGTCGGGCCTGTCCGCCGTGTGGTTGATGGAAGACGAACTGCCGCCCGATACGCGGCTGCAGGTCGCCACGCTGGCCGCAACCGCGCTCGGCCTGTAG
- a CDS encoding bifunctional allantoicase/(S)-ureidoglycine aminohydrolase, translating to MSKTTYYAPHGGHPPQTDLLTDRAMFTEAYAVIPKGVMRDIVTSWLPFWTNTRLWVIARPLSGFAETFSQYIVEVNPGGGSDKPEQDKNAEAVLFVVEGEAELTLQGSKHVLKPGGYAFIPPGADWTLHNVSDAAVRFHWVRKHYQVVDGIPLPEAFVTNEQDVEPIPMPGTDGAWVTTRFVDMSDMRHDMHVNIVTFQPGGVIPFAETHVMEHGLYVLEGKAVYRLNQDWVEVEAGDFMWLRAFCPQACYSGGPGRFRYLLYKDVNRHMNLTLNPAR from the coding sequence ATGTCTAAGACAACGTATTACGCGCCGCATGGCGGCCACCCGCCGCAGACCGATCTGCTGACCGATCGCGCGATGTTCACCGAGGCGTACGCGGTGATCCCGAAGGGGGTGATGCGCGACATCGTCACGAGCTGGCTGCCGTTCTGGACGAACACGCGCCTGTGGGTGATCGCTCGCCCGCTGTCGGGTTTTGCCGAAACCTTCTCGCAGTACATCGTCGAAGTGAACCCGGGCGGCGGCAGCGACAAGCCCGAGCAGGACAAGAATGCCGAAGCCGTGCTGTTCGTCGTCGAAGGCGAGGCCGAGCTGACGCTGCAGGGCTCGAAGCACGTGCTGAAGCCGGGCGGCTACGCGTTCATCCCGCCGGGCGCGGACTGGACGCTGCACAACGTCAGCGATGCCGCGGTGCGCTTCCACTGGGTGCGCAAGCATTACCAGGTCGTCGACGGCATCCCGCTCCCCGAAGCATTCGTGACCAACGAGCAGGACGTCGAGCCGATCCCGATGCCGGGCACCGACGGCGCGTGGGTGACGACGCGCTTCGTCGACATGAGCGACATGCGCCACGACATGCACGTGAACATCGTGACGTTCCAGCCGGGCGGCGTGATTCCGTTCGCTGAAACGCACGTGATGGAGCATGGCCTGTACGTGCTCGAAGGCAAGGCCGTCTATCGCCTGAACCAGGACTGGGTCGAGGTCGAAGCGGGCGATTTCATGTGGCTGCGCGCGTTCTGCCCGCAGGCATGCTATTCGGGTGGCCCTGGCCGCTTCCGCTACCTGCTGTACAAGGATGTGAACCGTCACATGAACCTGACGCTGAACCCGGCGCGCTGA